In Miscanthus floridulus cultivar M001 chromosome 5, ASM1932011v1, whole genome shotgun sequence, one genomic interval encodes:
- the LOC136449387 gene encoding GDT1-like protein 1, chloroplastic isoform X1, translating into MASVAAASSCSCSTVLSSSPSTPFRARLLLRPGHSALLAARSSGAVIFLGTFGALAVMTVISVVLGRAFHYVDGIIPFGFGGTDFPVDDIAAACLLVYYGVTTLLDAASGDDEKINEEQEEAELAVSKFSGNGLGVMSAAGTIASTFVLVFVAEWGDKSFFSTIALAAASSPLGVIAGSLAGHAIATLIAVLGGSLLGTFLSEKIVAYIGGSLFLAFAAITIVEIVT; encoded by the exons ATGGCCTCCGTCGCCGCggcctcctcctgctcctgctcaaCCGTACTCTCCTCCTCCCCCTCAACTCCATTCCGAGCAAGGCTACTGCTGCGGCCGGGCCACTCg GCACTGTTAGCGGCTAGAAGTTCTGGAGCAGTCATTTTTCTTGGCACATTTGGAGCTCTTGC GGTAATGACCGTTATATCTGTAGTTCTTGGTCGAGCATTCCACTATGTTGATGGCATCATCCCATTCGG CTTTGGTGGTACTGATTTTCCAGTTGATGACATTGCTGCGGCATGTCTGTTG GTTTATTATGGGGTTACTACATTACTTGATGCAGCCTCAGGTGATGATGAAAAGATCAATGAGGAGCAAGAGGAG GCTGAGTTAGCAGTATCGAAATTTTCTGGAAATGGTTTGGGTGTCATGTCTGCTGCTGGTACTATCGCTAGCACATTCGTATTGGTTTTTGTCGCTGAATGGGGTGATAAATCATTTTTCTCCACAATTG CACTTGCGGCAGCTTCATCCCCTCTGGGTGTCATTGCAGGATCACTTGCTGGTCATGCCATTGCAACATTG ATTGCAGTTCTTGGTGGCTCTTTGCTGGGAACATTCCTGTCTgaaaag ATTGTAGCATACATTGGAGGGAGCCTGTTCTTGGCCTTTGCTGCGATTACCATAGTTGAGATAGTGACTTGA
- the LOC136449387 gene encoding GDT1-like protein 1, chloroplastic isoform X2 — protein sequence MASVAAASSCSCSTVLSSSPSTPFRARLLLRPGHSALLAARSSGAVIFLGTFGALAVMTVISVVLGRAFHYVDGIIPFGFGGTDFPVDDIAAACLLVYYGVTTLLDAASGDDEKINEEQEEAELAVSKFSGNGLGVMSAAGTIASTFVLVFVAEWALAAASSPLGVIAGSLAGHAIATLIAVLGGSLLGTFLSEKIVAYIGGSLFLAFAAITIVEIVT from the exons ATGGCCTCCGTCGCCGCggcctcctcctgctcctgctcaaCCGTACTCTCCTCCTCCCCCTCAACTCCATTCCGAGCAAGGCTACTGCTGCGGCCGGGCCACTCg GCACTGTTAGCGGCTAGAAGTTCTGGAGCAGTCATTTTTCTTGGCACATTTGGAGCTCTTGC GGTAATGACCGTTATATCTGTAGTTCTTGGTCGAGCATTCCACTATGTTGATGGCATCATCCCATTCGG CTTTGGTGGTACTGATTTTCCAGTTGATGACATTGCTGCGGCATGTCTGTTG GTTTATTATGGGGTTACTACATTACTTGATGCAGCCTCAGGTGATGATGAAAAGATCAATGAGGAGCAAGAGGAG GCTGAGTTAGCAGTATCGAAATTTTCTGGAAATGGTTTGGGTGTCATGTCTGCTGCTGGTACTATCGCTAGCACATTCGTATTGGTTTTTGTCGCTGAATGGG CACTTGCGGCAGCTTCATCCCCTCTGGGTGTCATTGCAGGATCACTTGCTGGTCATGCCATTGCAACATTG ATTGCAGTTCTTGGTGGCTCTTTGCTGGGAACATTCCTGTCTgaaaag ATTGTAGCATACATTGGAGGGAGCCTGTTCTTGGCCTTTGCTGCGATTACCATAGTTGAGATAGTGACTTGA
- the LOC136449386 gene encoding uncharacterized protein, which produces MAAGGELDAFDAGRCADGYALGLAVGRRFAEVIRSRMRQDLVLREQLLPFGSTAEAQPLLAALQSTNRERYPRYWDELVGTADGSGVPLLHVILVNFRKEVLPFIPKDPKEGGDRAREEEVEEEEADDDCSDVLIVSDSTAIAAHNEDGNVALLGHTYLVRATLPDGLSFTAYTYAGELPSCAFGFNTNGVAFTLNAVPPVNDEIVAGAIALNFVSRDLLEAKNLEDAMHRVCSPFVSVGHNYNLMDIRGRRIVNVETASGNRFAVREAGALPFFHANMYRHLQVKQVQDENSMSREKRAAQCPVDSKETALSLLGDTADEKYPIYMTGPILYTLCTVLVNLDEATMTIYKGDPKNGNAAHVLQML; this is translated from the exons ATGGCCGCCGGTGGCGAGCTGGACGCCTTCGACGCCGGCCGCTGCGCGGACGGGTACGCCCTGGGCCTCGCCGTGGGCCGTCGGTTCGCCGAGGTCATCAGGAGCAGGATGCGGCAGGACCTCGTGCTCCGGGAGCAGCTGCTGCCGTTCGGGTCAACGGCGGAGGCGCAGCCACTCCTCGCCGCGCTCCAGTCCACCAACAGGGAGAGGTACCCGCGGTACTGGGACGAGCTGGTGGGCACCGCCGACGGCAGCGGGGTCCCTCTCCTCCAC GTCATCCTGGTCAACTTCAGGAAGGAGGTCCTGCCCTTCATCCCGAAGGACCCGAAGGAGGGAGGTGATCGCGCCCGGGAAGAggaagtggaggaggaggaggccgacgaTGACTGCTCCGACGTCCTCATCGTCAGCGACTCCACGGCGATTGCCGCGCACAACGAGGACGGGAACGTCGCGCTGCTCGGCCACACGTACCTTGTGCGGGCCACGCTGCCGGATGGCTTGTCCTTCACCGCCTACACCTACGCCGGCGAGCTCCCGAGCTGCGCCTTCGGGTTCAACACCAATGGAGTG GCCTTCACGCTCAACGCGGTTCCTCCGGTGAACGACGAGATCGTCGCGGGCGCCATTGCCCTGAACTTCGTGTCCCGGGACCTGCTAGAAGCGAAGAACCTCGAGGATGCAATGCAC AGGGTCTGTTCACCGTTCGTCTCAGTCGGCCACAACTACAACCTGATGGACATCAGAGGCCGGAGGATCGTCAACGTCGAGACCGCCTCCGGTAACCGGTTCGCCGTCCGCGAGGCCGGTGCCTTGCCGTTCTTCCACGCCAACATGTACCGGCATCTCCAAGTGAAGCAG GTGCAGGACGAGAACTCCATGAGCAGGGAGAAGAGAGCTGCGCAGTGCCCAGTGGACTCCAAAGAGACGGCGCTTTCGCTGCTGGGAGATACAGCTGATGAGAAGTACCCAATCTACATGACAG GTCCGATATTGTACACTTTGTGCACTGTTTTGGTTAACCTCGACGAGGCGACCATGACCATATACAAAGGAGACCCGAAGAACGGAAATGCAGCTCATGTTCTTCAGATGTTGTGA
- the LOC136454147 gene encoding putative cyclin-dependent kinase F-2: MAVVSELEEEELPEEKSNAAAVLAFSPVPWLAAVAERYERREKLGEGMFRDVYKAWDRVLERFVAVKRLSGSTDDRFVATPLPDFEWEVMSLAACRGHPSVVQLLAAYADYSRADGDCFVVTEYAGPMNLRQYVRRLNGQPFDEDEVRDVMEQLLAGTRHAHMAGVLHRDIVPENVIVDMDAASGRMVYKICGFGMSKPAAQADRDDSGARAAGVRQPVPRTGAFPGIQGL; the protein is encoded by the coding sequence ATGGCCGTCGTctcggagctggaggaggaggagctgcccgAGGAGAAGAGCAATGCGGCGGCGGTTCTTGCGTTTTCCCCTGTCCCCTGGCTGGCTGCCGTGGCGGAGCGGTACGAGCGCCGCGAGAAGCTTGGCGAAGGCATGTTCAGAGACGTGTACAAGGCCTGGGACCGCGTGCTGGAGCGCTTCGTCGCCGTGAAGCGGCTCTCGGGGAGCACCGACGACCGCTTCGTGGCGACCCCTCTCCCCGACTTCGAGTGGGAGGTCATGTCCCTCGCGGCGTGCCGCGGCCACCCTTCCGTCGTCCAGCTCCTGGCCGCGTATGCCGACTACAGCCGTGCcgacggcgactgcttcgtcgtcACGGAGTACGCTGGGCCCATGAACCTGCGCCAGTACGTCCGGCGCCTTAACGGCCAGCCGTTCGACGAGGACGAAGTGCGCGACGTCATGGAGCAGCTCCTCGCCGGCACGAGGCATGCGCACATGGCGGGCGTCCTGCACAGGGACATCGTCCCGGAGAACGTGATCGTCGACATGGACGCCGCGAGCGGCAGGATGGTGTACAAGATATGTGGCTTCGGCATGTCGAAGCCGGCGGCGCAGGCGGACAGGGACGACTCCGGGGCCCGGGCCGCTGGCGTCCGCCAGCCCGTACCGCGCACCGGAGCTTTTCCTGGGATTCAAGGACTATGA
- the LOC136451359 gene encoding uncharacterized protein: MAQLLHLPDLAAARPPAGRRRGVAVAAAGTGGRVKQGEAAATRGRVTRVADPVRGGRVPVPLPPPPLFAAPATPSESPPAAGRRGDEDNEERQRYYLNMGYAIRTLREELPDVLYKEPSFDIYRDDIVFQDPLNTFKGLENYKRIFWALRFTGRIFFKALWVDIVSIWQPAENMIMIRWIAHGIPRVPWDGHGRFDGASVYKLDKNGKIYEHKVHNVAMNPPTKFKVLPVHELIRSLGCPSTSKPTYFEASSQYLCAGPSYLRLAWIRCYISLCRIAWV, translated from the exons ATGgctcagctgctgcacctgccgGACCTTGCGGCGGCGCGGCCGCCAGCGGGGAGGAGGAGGggcgtggcggtggcggcggcaggaaCAGGGGGCCGCGTCAAGCAGGGggaggcggcggcgacgaggGGGCGGGTGACCAGGGTCGCCGACCCCGTGCGGGGGGGCCGGGTGCCGgtcccgctgccgccgccgccgctcttcgCCGCGCCGGCCACGCCGTCCGAGTCGCCGCCGGCCGCGGGGAGGCGCGGCGACGAGGACAACGAGGAGAGGCAGAGGTACTACCTCAACATGGGGTACGCGATCCGGACGCTCAGGGAGGAGCTCCCCGATGTGCTCTACAAGGAGCCCAGCTTCGACATCTACAG AGATGACATTGTCTTCCAAGATCCTTTGAATACATTCAAGGGCCTGGAAAATTACAAAAGGATATTCTGGGCGCTTCGTTTTACTGGCCGGATCTTCTTCAAAGCATTGTGGGTTGATATAGTCAGTATATGGCAGCCTGCTGAGAACATGATCATGATTCGCTGGATTGCCCACGGCATTCCTCGAGTACCTTGGGATGGGCATGGCCGCTTTGATGGTGCTTCTGTCTATAAACTTGACAAGAATGGCAAGATCTATGAGCATAAGGTGCACAATGTCGCAATGAATCCACCAACGAAATTCAAGGTCCTACCGGTCCATGAGCTAATCAGATCACTTGGTTGTCCCTCTACTTCAAAACCAACTTATTTCGAAGCTTCATCACAATATCTGTGTGCTGGGCCATCTTATTTGAGATTAGCATGGATAAGATGCTACATCTCATTGTGCCGTATAGCGTGGGTTTAG
- the LOC136454148 gene encoding putative cyclin-dependent kinase F-2 gives MAAVSELEEELPEEKSNAAAVLAFSPVPWLAAVAERYERREKLGEGMFRDVYKAWDRVLERFVAVKWLSGSTDDRFVATPLPDFEWEVMSLAACRGHPSVVQLLAAYADYSRADGDCFVVTEYAGPMNLRQYVRRLNGQPFDEDEVRDVMEQLLAGTSRRRRRTGTTPGPGPLASASPYRAPDLFLGSKDYDGRVDTWSLGCIMAELVAGNGVPFFGAPDGEVFKKMLQRVGTEGIIEWQGLERVVPAEKVAFLRKMVSEEGGHLQLPEVLSPAGFKVLEGLLDSNPDRRLSAAAALRKQWFRRGCLFGAWCFMPRGDVAP, from the exons ATGGCCGCCGTctcggagctggaggaggagctgcccGAGGAGAAGAGCAATGCGGCGGCGGTTCTTGCGTTTTCCCCTGTCCCCTGGCTGGCTGCCGTGGCGGAGCGGTACGAGCGCCGCGAGAAGCTTGGCGAAGGCATGTTCAGAGACGTGTACAAGGCCTGGGACCGCGTGCTGGAGCGCTTCGTCGCCGTGAAGTGGCTCTCGGGGAGCACCGACGACCGCTTCGTGGCGACCCCTCTCCCCGACTTCGAGTGGGAGGTCATGTCCCTCGCGGCGTGCCGCGGCCACCCTTCCGTCGTCCAGCTCCTGGCCGCGTATGCCGACTACAGCCGTGCcgacggcgactgcttcgtcgtcACGGAGTACGCTGGGCCCATGAACCTGCGCCAGTACGTCCGGCGCCTTAACGGCCAGCCGTTCGACGAGGACGAAGTGCGCGACGTCATGGAGCAGCTCCTCGCCGGCACGAG CCGGCGGCGCAGGCGGACAGGGACGACTCCGGGGCCCGGGCCGCTGGCGTCCGCCAGCCCGTACCGCGCGCCGGACCTTTTCCTGGGATCCAAGGACTATGACGGCCGGGTCGACACGTGGTCGCTCGGCTGCATCATGGCCGAGCTCGTCGCCGGTAACGGCGTGCCTTTCTTCGGCGCGCCGGACGGCGAGGTCTTCAAAAAGATGCTGCAAAGGGTTGGCACAGAGGGCATCATCGAGTGGCAGGGGCTGGAGCGCGTGGTGCCGGCCGAAAAGGTGGCCTTCCTTCGAAAGATGGTCAGCGAGGAGGGCGGTCACCTGCAGCTGCCGGAGGTTCTGTCTCCGGCTGGGTTCAAGGTTTTGGAAGGACTGCTGGATAGCAACCCAGACCGCAGACTCTCAGCAGCGGCCGCGCTTCGCAAGCAATGGTTCCGGCGCGGTTGCTTGTTCGGTGCCTGGTGCTTCATGCCTCGTGGCGACGTTGCCCCTTAA